In Miscanthus floridulus cultivar M001 chromosome 5, ASM1932011v1, whole genome shotgun sequence, one genomic interval encodes:
- the LOC136451054 gene encoding LOW QUALITY PROTEIN: auxin response factor 4-like (The sequence of the model RefSeq protein was modified relative to this genomic sequence to represent the inferred CDS: deleted 2 bases in 2 codons) produces MPPAAAMALPSQAPSNSGDPLYPELWRACAGPLVTVPRVGDLVFYFPQGHIEQVEASMNQVAGNQMRLYDLPSKLLCRVLNVELKAETDTDEVYAQIMLMPEPEQTDVAAEKASSASAASPRPAVRSFCKTLTASDTSTHGGFSVLRRHADECLPPLDMTQSPPTQELVAKDLHGMEWRFRHIFRGQPRRHLLQSGWSVFVSSKRLVAGDAFIFLRGENGELRVGVRRAMRQLSNVPSSVISSQSMHLGVLATAWHAINTKSMFTVYYKPRTSPSEFIIPYDQYMESVKNNHSIGMRFRMRFEGEEAPEQRYTGTIIGCENLDPLWPDSSWRYLKVRWDEPSTIPRPDRVSPWKIEPASSPPVNPLPLSSRVKRPRQNAPPPSPEASVLTKESAAKIDIASAQTQHQNSVLQGQEQMTLRNNLTESNDSDSTVQKPMMWSPSPNGKAHTNFQQRPAMGNWTPLGRRETDFKDTRSAFKDARTASQSFGDTQGFFMQAYDDNHHRLSFNNQFQDQGSAHRFADPYFYMAQQPSLTVESSTRTQTANSDLRFWSDQNTIYGNPGDQQQQSFSFGQNPSSWLNQPFPQVEQSRVVRPHATVAPFDLEKTREGSGFKIFGFQVDTTSPSPVQLSSPLSAIQEHVVQTRPSAPVNELQPMQNECLPEGSVSTAGTATENEKSIQQAQQSSKDIQSKSQGASTRSCTKVHKQGVALGRSVDLSKFTDYDELKAELDKMFEFDGELVSANRNWQIVYTDNEGDMMLVGDDPWEEFCSIVRKIYIYTKEEVQKMNSKSSAPRKEEPLAAGEGCAAPNE; encoded by the exons ATGCCGCCCGCAGCAGCCATGGCGCTGCCGTCCCAGGCCCCGTCTAACTCAG GGGATCCGCTGTACCCGGAGCTCTGGCGCGCCTGCGCCGGTCCGCTCGTCACCGTCCCCCGCGTCGGCGACCTCGTC TTCTACTTCCCCCAGGGACACATCGAGCAG GTGGAGGCGTCCATGAACCAGGTCGCCGGGAACCAGATGCGCCTCTACGATCTGCCCTCCAAGTTGCTCTGCCGCGTGCTCAACGTCGAGCTCAAG GCGGAGACGGACACCGACGAGGTCTACGCGCAGATCATGCTCATGCCAGAGCCCGAG CAAACCGATGTGGCGGCTGAGAAGGCGAGTTCTGCGTCCGCTGCGTCGCCGAGGCCAGCAGTCAGGTCCTTCTGCAAGACGCTCACCGCCTCCGACACCAGCACACACGGCGGCTTCTCCGTGCTGCGCCGTCACGCTGACGAGTGCCTCCCTCCACTG GATATGACGCAGTCGCCTCCCACACAGGAGCTGGTGGCGAAGGATCTGCATGGCATGGAGTGGCGCTTCCGCCACATCTTTCGTG GGCAACCTAGGAGGCATCTCCTTCAGAGTGGTTGGAGTGTTTTTGTTAGTTCCAAAAGGCTTGTTGCTGGAGACGCCTTCATTTTCCTCAG AGGAGAAAATGGTGAACTTCGAGTTGGTGTTAGGCGGGCTATGAGGCAGTTGTCTAATGTACCTTCTTCAGTCATATCTAGCCAAAGCATGCACCTCGGAGTCCTTGCGACTGCATGGCATGCCATCAACACCAAATCCATGTTCACTGTCTACTACAAGCCTAG GACGAGCCCTTCAGAGTTCATCATACCATATGATCAATATATGGAGTCAGTAAAAAACAATCATTCTATTGGGATGAGATTCAGGATGAGGTTTGAAGGGGAAGAGGCACCAGAGCAGAG GTATACTGGTACAATCATTGGCTGTGAAAATCTTGACCCACTATGGCCTGATTCGAGTTGGAGATACTTGAAG gTGCGCTGGGATGAGCCTTCTACAATCCCGCGACCAGATAGGGTCTCTCCTTGGAAGATAGAGCCTGCTTCATCACCTCCAGTTAATCCACTCCCACTTTCTTCTAGAGTAAAAAGACCTAGACAAAATGCTCCTCCACCTTCACCTGAAGCATCTGTTCTCACAAAAGAAA GTGCAGCCAAGATCGATATCGCCTCTGCTCAAACACAACATCAAAATTCGGTGTTGCAAGGTCAAGAGCAGATGACCTTGAGGAATAACCTGACTGAAAGCAACGACTCTGATTCCACTGTTCAGAAGCCGATGATGTGGTCCCCATCGCCCAATGGGAAAGCTCACACTAATTTTCAGCAGAGACCTGCTATGGGGAATTGGACGCCATTGGGAAGGCGTGAAACTGACTTCAAGGACACACGTTCTGCCTTCAAGGATGCCCGCACTGCCTCTCAATCATTTGGAGATACGCAGGGGTTCTTTATGCAAGCTTATGATGACAATCATCACCGTCTTTCTTTCAACAATCAGTTTCAAGATCAGGGTTCAGCTCATCGCTTTGCGGATCCATACTTCTATATGGCTCAACAACCTTCTCTTACTGTTGAATCAAGCACAAGGACACAAACAGCAAACAGTGACTTGCGTTTCTGGAGCGACCAGAATACGATCTATGGTAATCCAGGTGATCAACAACAGCAGAGTTTCAGCTTTGGACAAAACCCATCAAGTTGGTTGAACCAGCCATTTCCCCAGGTTGAACAGTCACGAGTGGTCAGGCCCCATGCAACAGTTGCTCCATTTGATTTGGAAAAGACTAGAGAAGGCAGTGGGTTCAAGATTTTTGGGTTCCAAGTTGATACCACC AGTCCATCTCCTGTCCAGTTGAGCTCTCCATTGTCTGCTATCCAGGAACATGTGGTACAAACTCGACCATCGGCACCTGTGAATGAATTGCAACCTATGCAAAATGAGTGCTTGCCTGAGGGGTCTGTAAGCACAGCTGGAACTGCCACTGAGAACGAGAAAAGTATTCAGCAAGCCCAGCAAAGTTCAAAAGATATTCAAAGCAAGTCCCAGGGTGCTTCGACAAGGAGCTGCACAAAG GTTCATAAGCAAGGAGTTGCGCTTGGCAGATCTGTGGACCTCTCTAAATTCACTGACTATGATGAACTCAAAGcagaactagacaagatgtttGAATTCGATGGTGAACTAGTATCTGCCAACAGAAACTGGCAGATCGTTTATACTGACAACGAGGGTGACATGATGCTTGTGGGAGATGACCCGTGGGA AGAGTTCTGTAGCATAGTGCGGAAGATCTACATCTATACAAAGGAGGAGGTCCAGAAGATGAACTCAAAATCATCTGCGCCAAGAAAGGAGGAACCTCTAGCAGCTGGTGAAGGTTGCGCCGCCCCAAATGAGTAG